ACTGGAGCATGACCGGCAACAACCAGAAGGTTTTCCGCTGGCGCTGCCGCGCGGCCACCTATGCCAACTGGCCGGTGCTGCGCTACGCCCTGCGCGGCAACACGATCTCCGACGCCGCCCTCATTATCGGCAGCCTTGACCCCTGCTACTCCTGCACCGACCGCGTAACCCTTGTGGATGTGCGCAAAAAGAAGGTCAAAACCGTGCCGTATCAGGAATTTGAGCAGTACGGCATTGACCGCAAACATTCCCCTCTGCCCTGAAGCATGTGGCAAAGCGTATGAAAACCATGAACTTTCACCAGAACCGCTCACAGCAGCGCAGCACGGTCTCTGCCGCCACGGCGTCCCGGCACAGCGCCGCTGCAACGGCCACGCATCTGCGCAACATGCTTGAGGAGGCGCTGTCATGCTGAAATTACTCAAAATAATCCGCGATGCGGGCGAGGTAACGATCAAGTATCCGTTCGCGCCTGCCGAGTTCACGCCCACATTCCGCGGCAAGCCGGAATACGATCCCAAGCGCTGCATTGCCTGTGGAGCCTGTGCCATCGCCTGCCCGCCCAATGCCCTGACCATCGAAACCGATCTGGAAAAGGGCGTGCGCACCTGGCAGTTCTCCGCCGGGCGCTGCATCTTTTGCGGCCGGTGCGAAGAGGTTTGCCCCACCAGGGCCTTGCATCTCTCGCAGGAATTTGAACTTGCCGTCATGCGCAAAGACGATCTGTACGAGCGCTGCACCTTCAGCCTGTGCCACTGCAGCCAGTGCGGCACGGCCTTTGCCCCGCAAAAGGAAGTGGACTACGCCCTGGCCCTGACCATGCAGGCGGACGGCATTACGGAAGAAGACCCCGACCAGCGGCGGCAGTTTGAAACCTGCCCACAGTGCAAACGCAAGCAGACCCTCGGCCTCAAGCCCCGGCAGGAGGTATAGCCATGTCCATTGTTCCCTATGCCTACGCGCCCGGTGTCTCGCACTACAAAACCGAGCCTGTCAGCGTGGAGGATTCCGTAGCGGCGCTCAAGGCGGCGCTTTTGCAGCGCATTCAGCGTTCCGCCTACGTCTACCGTATTGACTGCGGCGGCTGCAACGGCTGTGAAATTGAAATCTTCGCATCCATCACGTCC
This DNA window, taken from Desulfovibrio sp. 86, encodes the following:
- a CDS encoding formate hydrogenlyase complex iron-sulfur subunit, encoding MLKLLKIIRDAGEVTIKYPFAPAEFTPTFRGKPEYDPKRCIACGACAIACPPNALTIETDLEKGVRTWQFSAGRCIFCGRCEEVCPTRALHLSQEFELAVMRKDDLYERCTFSLCHCSQCGTAFAPQKEVDYALALTMQADGITEEDPDQRRQFETCPQCKRKQTLGLKPRQEV